GCCCTACTCAGCAATGACAACATTCATCTGAAAATCACAAGAACAGAGATGTGGAGCATGGGAGCATGTGTCAGTCAGAACTCCTAAAATTTTGGTTTATACTGATGTGTACAAATTAATgactaataaataaatacatttggaGGCCTGTGCACAACACCCCAGAAATTCTTTCCTAAATATGTAAACAGGCCTTAACTGTCCCTAGACACAGTTTCTTCTAACAAAATCAAGGAAAGCATAAGCTTGAATCCTAATATCaagataataaaacaaaacaaaataaaataaaataaatgaaataaaataaaataaaataaaataaaataaaataagtcttATTTGTCCCTCTTAGCCCCTCAGCCCAGACTGGGGTCCCAAGCCACCTGTGTCCCCAAGCACTTGCTTTATCCCGGCCTCTGGGTTTACTTACTCCCTAACCTGTCAGTGGGAATATTCATACATTCAGATGTCAACCATGAGTTACCTATTAAATATGGGAATTAGCACTGGTAAATAAAAGCAGGTCAGCAGGCCAAGCTGAAGGTAAGCTGGCCATGTCatcagaaggaaatgggaagggTCTAAGTGGTATTTAGCTGCAGGGATGGAATTACTAATTTCTGGCCTTTCTGTGACACAGTGTGCCTGGCTGTGTAATCCTctcttgctttttccctttgagGACAGCTGCTGCACCAGAAACTCCTAGGAGAAGTGGAGGAACTGCAACACCATTGGCTGGAGAGAAGGATTTTAAGATTAGTAGTTGGAGGCTTAGAAACCTGGGTAGATAATTGAGAGAGAGGCTGGGCACTGGGGCCATGGAACTTGGTGGGAATTAATCTGTCAGGTGAGACTCCAGCTCAAAAATTAACTTTGTGAAGGCTGGAGAGCTCCAAGTCCTCACTCCTTGCCCTCAGCAGGGACATGAGCTCCCTCCATCTGTGTCTCAACCTCACAAGGTTCTTGCTgaccagcccaggctgcctctcTGCTGACATTCCACTTCCCCTCTTTGGGGAAGGTCAAGCAAAGGGCAGGAGAGAAAAGTTTCTCTAAACAAACAAGCACTTATCCATTGGCAACCAAAGCCAAGCCCTTTGTCCAGAAACACCCTCTTGGAGCAGCACAGACAGCCTATGTCCTTTAGAAACAGGCCTTATTCACAGGGTTTCTGTGGCCCCTGGCCTTGGTGAGAGTCAGCACCTGATGCTTGAGGTGGTTGTTCTGTTAGGTAGAGTGTCTGCCATATTCCCCTGGAAATGCCTAATATGAGCATGATGATCACAAGTGTTCTTCACATTCCCATGCCAGAAGAGAGGAACAGAGAGCAAGGAGAAGTCTGACGTCATTTTCTGCACAACAAATGCATGTTGCCTTGTGGAAAGACTTGTTTAGCTTTAATACTATTCTTGAAAGGGAAACGTGGACCAGAGATAGAGAGCCTCTTGTATAAATAGAAGTCTAACGTCAAAATGTTTTGGCTTCtgtatacatacaaatatatatgtatacgtATATACATAGATGGTTTGAAACCTAAAGCTATGTTTTCAGGAATTAGTTactacaaagaagaaaatgtaaaaaaatattaacaaaaataaactttaagCCATCTGAAGCTTTAATTTAGCCACATAATGAATACAAGCTTCCCAGGACAGGCACTGGGAGGGGCACTTGTGTATGTGGCACCTGTCTCTGCTTGCTTCCAGTGATGCATGAAAAGGGCCGCctttgcaaaacatttcctgttttaatgCCTCCTGGTGCTTACAAGGTCACAACTAACAATTACAGCTGTTACACAGAGAAGCACaccacttttttgtttttcttccctaccTGTAACTTGTTAGATCTGTGCTTCGTTACCAGCTTTCCTTCTGTTGCCACATAGATTGTATACAACTGTATATAGACCAGCAGCACTAGAGTGGCCCGTCCTCCTCAGACAAGTCTCCCACACCAACAAATAATCCAGGGTCAATCTGGAAGTAATGACTTGACTCACGTATGAGGATCTCAGACTCATACCTGAACACCCTGACGATGCGTCTCTGCTGTCCTCCCtgtgttggaaatatccaaataatttatcaggacggtatatctgataaaagcagattttattcacaattgcaatggcgggcatcctgcaagcaggagcgcctgcagaaagcagtgttacatcttttatgccctattacctGACAGTTATCTTTgcctcccctggttcctcattggctgagtacttcaggttcacagtCTTCCCGACGTTcaactaaacatacagatactggttaaacataaattgttgctagctaagcatgtatattgctaattaattaacttctaacacttgcttactcaACACTCggccattatttctggacacctgttcgtccttggatagagataagcttggaaggaggatagaggggAGTATCCTGATGCCTGCCTGTGGTATCCCGACCTACCCACAGAGTGAGGCaatttggccttgtgtggaggccctggcttctcagatgtttgacaagtctgcttttcttttgctgagggtctcttatccaaacagaatAGCCTTACAACACGCTTTCTAGTCCATAATACTATTCCCATACTATtcacaactattacagttttacaagtgagaattaataacataattcaacaactatatttctaaaatatgttactgaaatacttggtatttctactttttcaaatgagctgtttctaagggcaagttacaaaatacattgtgctgTCCTTCTTTAGAACAATTCCCCTTTTTCAATATCTAATGtagaaacaacattcaattcctacactTGGTACTATTGGTCCTCCCGGTCACCCGTTGATAAGATAAGGAGCACAGTTAGTACAACAAGCTCTGACTTCCTGGTCTGCATGTGCTTGTGGCAGCCAAGTCACAGGACGTGGTGTTGTGGCTACACTCCACGTTTCCTCCTGGGATTTTGCACCTCCTATCTTGTCATTGGCTTTCTGAGCGACTGGAGGAGGAGtgaggcagctctgctctgtgggctACTGGAAGGTGTTCTGAGCTCCAGCTTGTGTTTTCCCTGCTTGGTGTGTTGCTACGAGAAAAACTTCTGCATAGCATGGCTGATAGGTAAGAGAAAATCAAACTAATCTCTAACATGAAAGGGCAGTGGGAACAGGACATACTTGCATGGGAGACATGTAGAAGGGAGCTGGGtgaaatgcagtgctgtttctgtTCAGTCCTAGAACCTCCCTTCAGCCTGAAAAGATGGTGAGGACTGAAAAGATAAGAGAAATATAAGCTGCTTTagataaaataaggaaatgctgAGATTTTGCTTGGATAGAGCTGCTATGTAGAATCAGTTCTCCAAATCTGCTCAGAACCTTGACGGTGTTGGCAAAGGAACTGCCCACTGCTGTGTTTGTCTCTTGTACAGGCTTTTTCATTTCCACCTACAAAACATGTCATATTgatgtttttgtatttcaaatatctTCTAAGAAAAGCATCACTGGGCCCAGGAGAAAGACATGCACACTGGCAGAAGTGGAAAACCAAGAGAACTGCTTACATCTTCAGTTAAACCTATGAGATGACAACAGTATTTCAcaacatttgaaatatttttaaagtgattgAGAACTTACTTTAAATGCTTGCTCATCAGACTTTCCAAATGCTTTACTTCTCTACACTGAGATTAAAGGTTTTTTGATAATTGGATTCTGTTCAAAGGTTCTCTGAAGATAGATCTACTTTAGAGAAGATGCTCGACCAAATATCCTTTGCAATGCTCCATGTGACCCATTTGCAATAcgtgtttttcttgctttgacATTGTTGACTTGTTCACATGACTTTCCACAGATCCTTACATTCTCTCCAGCTGTTGAGTCATTTCTCATTTATAGCAATAAACGTCTTCTTGCTGGGGAATTGTTTTGTACATAATGAAGGTTTCATGCAGGAAAATGACTTGGAAAAACAAGCACATCCTCTCTAGCTTTCATGTTTCACCTGACATCTACAAAAAGGTGGAAACATTAACTTATTTTGCTCTAGCTGCTCTGATGTTGCACTGTTGCTACTATTGCAGAGACCTTCCCCCAAAAGCTTTTTTAGCTCTTTCAACTGCAGGCCAAGTGTTCTTGTTTTTGGATGGTGCTTTGTGCACTTAAGGACCTCTGAGCAAGACTGCAGCTGGATAAAGTCCAATTGGCCAGATTTCCTGCATAGATAAAAGTTATTCTATGTGAAAACACAAGTCTAACAGCTGAGAGGTTTCACCATAAGTAGGAGGCTGAGAAttagtgacaaaaaaaaatctctgttttgAGTGATACATGCGATTATATTGAAAATCAGCACAAATATGCAATACTCTTTCTCAGGAAGGCTTTACTTAAACACTGCATGTAATGGATTTGCATTAAGATTTGCTTCTAGTTGAAGCTGTCTGACCTCATATGTGTAAGCTAAGTTTATGGgccttttttaaagcaatactCTCAAGAAAGAGCTTTTACGCGATGACTGTGTACGTTGATGAACAAGTTCTTTGCTTTGGCAGGGATATATGTTTCTGTGTTGAATATGTAgaggagctctgctctgtttggaAATTAGAGGGACAataaaacagagaggaagaatcCACAGCAATGTTGTGGTAGCACCCAGCAGAGAATCAGTAGAgaaaaggcatttattttataaaattaaacgCATTAAATATTCTATAAGATTTCTAGAGGAACAAAGATCAAGCAGAGCCCTACAGTCCTTTGCAAACACAGCACAAGTCTGCCAAGAGCAGaccaaaaacaagcagaaggcATTGAAGGGATTACAGCTTTCCTGCATAgaaaagagactttttttttttaaccaaaatgcATACATACTAAGATATATGTTTATGGAATACTATACAAAGAGTAGAAAAGAATATTGACATCCCCCCTAAAGTTTCACATACATTGGGTATTCAATAAACAGCAGATTCCTACCCACCACTGGTAGTTACTTCCAAGGTAAAGAACATATTGACCATGATATGGCAGGACTCATCATATGGGATGAGCTGatgcagaggagcagagaaacCAGGAGTCCAGAAACCATGAGGAAAGTGATGCAACAAAATTAGATCAGTCCAAGGAAACATGAAGTTCCCTTCTGGAGTTTGAAAACTACCTCTGTACTGTTCTGGGAACTTGCTGAtatcaaataaaagcaaagctggTGGTGGCTTCTGTGACAGGTTGTGTTGCTGACTCTTGTGAAGCTGAGAGGCTTGTACAGGTTGCACAGCCTGTATCGGTACCACAGTGCCACAGCCACACATGTGCTGTGTAAGCAGAGCCAGGGGCTTGGGCAAGGccaaatatatatgtatataaatacatctgctctgcaacaacctcctgctgctgctctgcaagacCTATGCAAAAGTTGTCCTTCTTTTAACCCTAGCAACAAACATATCCTTTGGCTCCCGTATACTAGAATTTTTAGTTCTTCTCCTTCATTGACACCTGTTCACGTACAGCTCCAAATTCATGTGATCTTGGACATATCCCATCCATCATCTCAAGGTAACACAGAGCCTGAGCCAAAATGGAAGGTCAATGCCCAGTGCAGCTGAGGTACATGGTGGCTCAGTTCCCATATTGCAGGCATACCCAGGTTTGGTCACCAAGTATTACAGCTCTCAGCCACACTCTGCTGTGGGAGGTTGCTTTCCCCACTAAATAATACCAAATATAAGAAAGAATATCAAACATGTTCTTTAtgctcctcagctgctgcagcttaTCCTCTGGTGCATTAATGCAAACTGTCTGTTTCTGGCTCTTAACCTTGGGATATGACCTCCTTTGCACAACTGGCTCTCAAGAAGCTAAGTGCagactgcttctgcttttcaggaTTTAAATCTTGGCGTGTTGAGCTCCATCCCACAGCTACTCAGACAATTCTGGAGAAAAAGTCTTGCTcaatatttgtgaaaaaaattccagttcTCCAGGCACAGTTTGCtactttctgtttccttctgaaacatGTAGCTTAGACTAGTAGTATCATATCCATCCACAAAATACAGTCCAGGACAGAAGACACACAATGTCTTGCTGTATTGCTTCTCAACTGATGTCCCACTACTTGATTAATGCCCTTGTTTCTGCAATGCCTTCCCTCCCTGCGAAAAACAGGGTGTGCCTGCCTGGCTCACTTTTGCTCTTCCTTGCTTTCAAGCTGTGTTGCATCTAGGCTGCCACATCAGAAAATTGTTTGTGATCTTATCACTACATCTGCTTGCTCTTTCTGCTAGAGAGCATGGAATCTGCCACTGGTCAAAGGATGCAGCGTGTATCTCCATCCTGACCAGAACAGGAGAAGAGGACATAGCAATTACCAGTCTGGAGGTTTTGAATTGGGTTTAAGATGCCTTGGTCTGGTACAGAAGAATCCAGTGTTAAAATCATGAGAGGTTTCTCAAATGATTGCTTGATAGACAAATTTCAGcacttcttcttcttcagaacATCTACTTTGGAggataaatttaaatttattgcGGTGTTCTCTTCCAGGCATTGATGCATGTGCTGGTTTGCAATCAATTAATTAAACTGTCATTTCAAGATTAAtccacttctctttcttttctctgttcttggtGGAAAAGATCTGTGATTCTATGCCTTACTGGACCTGGAGCTACCTTTGGGCAGTTCATCACAATAGCAAACCTTCCCAAATCTTGTTGATAGGTGGATGGATAGACTTCTGAAAACTGTACACTACTATGCAGGACAAAAGTCCATTAAAATCCAAAAGGGACCAGTTTGGATAGGTTTATATAAACATTTAAGATCAGTGCATGCAAGGATTTTATTGTACACAGACACTATGTTCAGAGTCTTAGTCCCCCTTCATCCTTCGAGCTTCATGCTAGGATAACTATGCATGTGGGTAAAGGGAAGCATCTCTAGTGTGGagtcttgcagaaaaaaagatagaagGAGTGTATATAACATTACTGGAAAAGCatcaaagagaaaattctttgctttctgtttttctgggtAGTGCTACTGCATGCTAGTAACaatcttctgcttgtttttggtTTGTACATAGAACCCTTCTCAGTGAAACAGCaccatcttcatttttatttcactgcgTGGAAAATACAGCATGTTAACAAgaacttcattaaaatgtattctaGAAGAACTTTAGGGAAGACTCATGTTTTCTTACAGGTGGCGtgcggaatcaaactctatAACCCATGTAAGGTCTTAAAACAGGTATACACACTGAAACATCTATCTGTTGCTTATTTATTACACAAAACCATACATATGCATGAGATTACATGGGATATGGGTTGAGCTTGCTTAAACAGTTCCAAGACTGTTCCAATCAGTTTGGGGTAAATCATTATAATACGTCTTGCCTCTGTGTGCATGCCTGTTGTCCTCCGGTGGTCACGGGCAGTGGTCTTCTCCGAGTCTTCCTCACGAAGGCTTCCTGGTGTATTCTTTACCTTTGGGCTTGGCACAGACTGGTTTATATCCTGTTGTCGCGCAAGCGGTTTTTATGTTCTATCCTTCTAGTCTACATGTTGCTCTATTCTATGTCCACATGTCACAGGTCAGCTGCATTCTTTAGATATTAACATTGACCATAACCTCCATGGTTTTTAGAGCAGACTGATAGAAAGATGTGGAGACAAGAGAAAGCTCTCGTGTTGACAAGCTAGTGTCCAGAACACAGAGTGACTGTAGAAGACTCTAGAAGtgactttcaaaaataatagtACATGTCTTCTTTAACATGtgcatttctctgtatttcttggCAGGAAGGCCTTAAATCATGAACTTTCTAAACTTTTCAATGAGATGTGGGATATGGATGTTAACCGCTTTACACCTGGGAAAGATTATGCAATTGAGCTGCAGGTAACTAATTGCTAAGTGGCATGAGGATGGGCAGAATGgtattgcaggaaaaaatgtctgtgaaGCCACCTTTTGCCAAAAGAGTTACTTATGCTTCATCATTTCCATTAATGGCAGGCAAGACACTTACGAATTATAGTCACTGAGGAGAGGGAATAATACAGAGAACTTGTTATGTTCCACAGTACCTGAAAGCTGGTGGCATCTCTCAGGTGCCTGTCCTGGGTCCGAAAATCTTCATCTGTGACTTGGAGGATGAGAAGATGGAATGCAACCTTTCCATTTTTGCAGATGAGAGCAAACTGTGGTAATGCAGATCACACGCTCAAGGTCAGGGCTGCCCTTCAGCTGGACCTAGGCAGGCTGGAGGAACAGGCTGAAAAAATATCATGAAATTCAAGAACAACAAATGcaaatggaacagaaaagtTGTGAaatctccttctctgaacattttCAAGATTCAACAGAATGACACCCAGAGCAATATGGTCTGAATTCAAAGTTGACCACACTTTGAGCAGGACTAGAGATGTTCTGAGGTCTCCTTTATCCTTGATGATTCTGTGCTGATGgttatgtatgtgtgtatgaaTGCTTGTCTGTACAATCTGGGTGGCTTGCAGTAAGGGACAAGGGGAGGCAGGTTCCAAGACATTTTTGAGGGAATGAATGAGGGAGGCAACTGAGGAATTCCTGAGTCTCAGCTGGAGAGTGGAGTAGCAGAGACGTGAGAAAGAAGGGTTTCAGGGTTGTTGCTGCTCCTGTTGTTGATAATAAAGTTGAAAGAGGTGTACTTACCTCTAGCCAAAATGCGTGTGGGGAAAGCTTCTCCTGTGTGGTTTCTCCATTTCTCAGAACAAGGCTCTAGTTACTCCTCACCCATGTTAACTTACACCTATTTATCTTTTCTTATCCTTCCTTGAGAATGCCTTTTATGGAACAGAAACTTGAAAATCATTGGAAAGCCACATCTGTTTTGGATGTGCTTATTGGTCACATTGGttaaaacatctgcttttaagCAACCGACCAGAAGTCTTTGTAAACTTTAGAGCACAACCATGCACCAGTTTGAAGatgacagagcagcacagatgcCTCAGCATTACCCTGGCAATGGGGCAATTGCTGGGACGATAGTCAGGAAGTCAGAAAGGGAGGACGAAGGCTGAGCCTGAGGGAGCCATGGTAGTTACTGATCAGAACAGAGCCATCACATGGATCCACACAATCATCTGTGAGCAAGAGTCAACAGAGAAATTTCAGTCTTCTACAGTGCCAGAGATTATGCCTTCTTTCATCATGCTGGCAGCTCTTCAGTAGtatcttctcttgttttttagGACTATCATTCCTAACACAGACTCCTGAGAGAACTGCGCTTTTTGTTTCGGTTATTATAAAGGCAGCCGCTGTCTCCTCAGGGAACATTTTGCTCTCGTTATTGTTTCATTCTGGTTTTTCTCCCAGGGAAAAGCAGATGCTGTACAGCAAGGTGACAGTGCTGTCCGGGACAGTGCAGCCAGACATCTGTTTCACTACGTAAATGAAGAACGCCTGAAGAATGTAAAAACTTTTGCAAGTGAGACCTGTTCTTTTGTTAATGGTGGAAGTGACGTGAAGAATCTGTGTTGATTTTGTGTTTACCTATAACATAACACTGCATATAATTTGGATGGTCAGATGAGCAGAAGGTGAGGTTCATCAGGCTGCATGTTCTTTGAAGGTAGTTTCCCCAGTGTTTACAATGTAGGTTACGTGAATTCTTGGAGTCAGAAAGAGCACCCTTTTCTGCTACAGTCAAGATCTGAATTTCTCTGAGGTTCTCCAGCTACAGAGCAAAATGGTTGAGACTCCTGTCATTCCTTTGATGTGATTCCTTGTATTGAAAAAGATGTCAAAgtcatctttcttcctttgctcaTAGCTCCTAGCCCTTTCAGACAGCATTAGATTCACAGCTACCTCTTGCACTTCTGTTAGGGTTATACTTCAACCATGTCTATCAAtatacttttcctttcctagtttttcttttccccgGGTGGAGCTGCATTACATTGCTCAGCTGATCAAACATCTGGCATAATAGGGAGCACGATTCTCTGTTCCCGTACTCCTCACTGAGCTCACAATCCAGCCCCTCATGAGGACAGCTCAGTACTGAACCCTGAGCCACTTCACCTCATTAACCTGGCAGGGAATGACTTACGTTTTGGACCTCAagtgtttttttattatcttaTTGTGCTGGATCTACCCGCAGTATCCACTGCTTGTAGaccaggagcagctgaagtgaTGGGAGGCAGTGGGTGGCAAGAGGGGTGCACCAGAGAGAATAAAATCATCCACTCAGTGGCCATGAGCTCAACCTCAGGTCATCTTATGTAGGTCCATGCTGAAATAATGCCCACAAAGCCTTGTGCCAGCATAACACAAGTTGATAAGAATCAATCTGTAATTTAGGtgcttagatttttttatttttatttatttatttatttatttatttttggtagaAGCTCATTATTGCTTCCCATTATTTCCACTGGGAGCCACTTATTTCCATTAGGGAGCTCAGTACTGAGCTGTTTAACCTAAAAAGAAGTACAGATTGATGAGGCACTGAGCCAGACCAGTGAGAATAAAATCTGACACATAAAGGAATGTCCTTTCTGCCCTATTACATGGCAACTTTTTATAATGGCTCTAAAGAGTGGGTCACAGGTATGATTATGTCTTGTTCatcaaaagtttatttttttttgcagcctttATTTCCTTATTGGACAACTACGAGACATCAACTGGAGTAGAAGAAGTAGTGACTCCAGAAGAAATAGCTGAAAACAATTGCTTTCTTGATGCTATCTTAATGACAGGAGTAATGAAAGTGAGTAAcgaagattttttttgtcactctAAACACTGAATTACCAATATATGTATCTTTGTTTTCTATCCTTCAGCTAGCTCATGAGtatctgcttaaaaaaaaactagcaaAGCCAAACCTTGCTGATTTCAAGTATCAGCTCTATGACATCTGGTTCCAGCTCTATCccaggaaagaaggagacaggTATGTCCAGTGAATCTCTACACTATTCTGATTTAAGCAACTGAATTCCATTTGTTACACACAGAACTGGAAGGCAGTCTCAGGATATGGCCTAAGGCAATGTTCATTGGTCCCACACAGATCATGTTAAAGACTTACTGATCAGATATCGATGATGTTGACCCTTAGGATACACCACTGGTGACTGGCCTCCAGCTGGACTTGCTATCTCTAGTCATAGGCCTTCAAGTGCAGATGTTCATCCACTTTTCAATCCACTACACCATCTACTTTACTCATCTATACTTCATGAGTTTGTCTGTATGGCTGCTTCAGGAGATGTTGTCAAAAGCCTGATTAAAATCAGGATAAGCAGCAGCAATACATCTGTGGCTTTTACTAACAATCTTCATCATCAAATAGAGTTTTAGTCTTTGTGAACAGATTGCATTGCAAGTTTtgagcaaagaaggaaaacccaACAAACCCAAAACTAATCCTGACAAACTGTTCACAAACGAACCTAGACAAGCTTGtgcatcttctttccttttaccttAGCAAATTTTAACAATTTAGACAAATAAaagatgtatgtattttttttttcattacagacCTGATTCTTGTGGTTTTGAACATGTTTTTGTTGGAGAAACAAGGCATGGTAAACAGATCTTAGGTTTGCACAACTGGGTGCAATTTTATCTTCAGGAAAAACATAATCAAATTGACTACAAGGGATACATCActcagaagaacaaaaccaggGTAAGAACGAGAAGGGTGGCCTTGAAAATAAGATCAATAgatgcacagaggaaaagtgACTTAATGAATCAAGGCACCATGATGCAGACAGTGTTGCATTTTTCCCTATAACTGTCTAGTCGCATCTATAGTCACTGACAAAtcccctttcttcctcttcctacTGTCATCTGTGGTTATTGTACATGCAGTGAGTGTCTACATTTCTGGACCCCTTCAAGGTATCTTTGTGCCAAAAGGCTGGGAGCAGAAACAGTTATTCAAACAAAGTTCACTCATTTAAACTGCTTTCCATCTATTGTCCTCAGAGGTGCGAGGTTGCCTTAGGTGGGAAAGGTAGAGCAGTTCAGAAGTTGTAGAACCATAAACAGGAAGAATTGTATCTACAATCCAGAATCTGATATTGTGTGTGGTCACAGCTGTATCGGAGATTAttgcattgttatttttatgctttcagcCTGATAGCGATGACCAAGTTTTGAGCATTCAGTTCAGCTGGAAGGGCTCAGTCAAACCAATTGGAAGCACCTTTATTGGTGTCAGCCCCGAGTTTGAATTTG
The Numida meleagris isolate 19003 breed g44 Domestic line chromosome 1, NumMel1.0, whole genome shotgun sequence genome window above contains:
- the LOC110396617 gene encoding poly(U)-specific endoribonuclease-A-like; amino-acid sequence: MADRKALNHELSKLFNEMWDMDVNRFTPGKDYAIELQGKADAVQQGDSAVRDSAARHLFHYVNEERLKNVKTFATFISLLDNYETSTGVEEVVTPEEIAENNCFLDAILMTGVMKLAHEYLLKKKLAKPNLADFKYQLYDIWFQLYPRKEGDRPDSCGFEHVFVGETRHGKQILGLHNWVQFYLQEKHNQIDYKGYITQKNKTRPDSDDQVLSIQFSWKGSVKPIGSTFIGVSPEFEFALYTVIFLLSEERVTRETVKIEEYELQIVVCRHGHHIGTAYPVLLNTNNED